A segment of the bacterium genome:
AAGAACTGAGTAGGGTATGTGGAGGTATTGCACTTGCTTATGCTGGGACTGCTCTTGGTACTTTTCCTATTGTACTTTTTGGTAATGAAGAACAAAAGAAAAAATATTTACCGCCAATAGCAAAAGGAGAAAAACTGGCTGCATTTGCTGTTACAGAACCGGAAGCGGGAAGTGATATAACAAATTTAAATACAATTGCAAAAAAAGAAGGTGATTATTATATTCTAAATGGAACCAAACAATGGATAACAAATGGAGGGGAGGCAGAGATTTATGTTGTAATTGCTGCAACTGATAAAACAAAGGGTCCAAGAGGAGCCACCGCATTTATACTTGAAAAAGGTATGGAAGGTTTTAATTTTGGAAAAAAAGAAAAAAAACTTGGGATAAGAGCATCTGCTACAAGAGAACTTATTTTTGAGAATTGTAAATTACCAAAAGGAAATGTATTGGGTAGGGAAGGTATGGGTTTTTTAATAACACTTAAAAATTTTGATACAAGCAGACCTGGTGTTGCAGCACAAGCTCTTGGTATTGCACAGGGTGCATTTGATGAAGCACTTAAATATGCTCATACAAGAAAACAATTTGGTCAGACAATTATATCCTTTCAGGCAATCAGTCATATGCTTGCAGACATGGCAACCCAGATTGAAGCAGCAAGATGTTTAATTTACCAGACAGCAAAAATGATAGATAGTGGAGCAAAAGAGTTTTCAAAAGAGTCAGCGATGTGTAAACTTTTCGCCTCAGATGTAGCAATGAAAGTTACAACAGATGCAATTCAAATACTTGGTGGTTATGGTTATATGAAGGATTATCCGGTAGAAAAAATGTTCAG
Coding sequences within it:
- a CDS encoding acyl-CoA dehydrogenase family protein; the encoded protein is ELSRVCGGIALAYAGTALGTFPIVLFGNEEQKKKYLPPIAKGEKLAAFAVTEPEAGSDITNLNTIAKKEGDYYILNGTKQWITNGGEAEIYVVIAATDKTKGPRGATAFILEKGMEGFNFGKKEKKLGIRASATRELIFENCKLPKGNVLGREGMGFLITLKNFDTSRPGVAAQALGIAQGAFDEALKYAHTRKQFGQTIISFQAISHMLADMATQIEAARCLIYQTAKMIDSGAKEFSKESAMCKLFASDVAMKVTTDAIQILGGYGYMKDYPVEKMFRDAKITQIYEGTNQIQRNIISLELIKELTRNKP